The following proteins are encoded in a genomic region of Triticum dicoccoides isolate Atlit2015 ecotype Zavitan chromosome 1B, WEW_v2.0, whole genome shotgun sequence:
- the LOC119348937 gene encoding protein FAR1-RELATED SEQUENCE 5-like: protein MQAAVDNLGEQAPGPAPATNLEQVAMTHPVEPNHSGAGLHIEKENVGRQATPGGRLQLTVGNGQEHASNGIGTAAQGLLTDTSDKQSNSVDTRMQRHAEEQDQLHGVTQGHEMSSNDTSSGSDSGSSSGSELDTELGKCFYPSFEELENSRPPEIGMRFPTLEDAERFYSTHAMLTGFAVRRGSNYRRVKFDLECNRSGKLKPTEDLKRKRRSNALGSRCQAKVIVKLHNEQWEFIGVKHEHNHPLCPSPSLASFFLNHKYLSSEEKLFLRVLQQSRVNPRKAMNIFRRMRSNFRKVSSIKEKVTSNSQCANQWRKENSDVETALKRFKELELRNLGFSYTMQKDEDNIVRSLFWTDARSKVDYEIFGDFISFNTTYSTNRNNMPFTPIIGMNSHGRILVFGCALLQDQKAETFKWMFQTFLHVMGGKLPRIVITDQDEGMATAISEVMPQVRHRFCKFSVMRKAQEMLGAFMAARSNMNAELHGLVDNSVTEKEFEEGWDVLTERYDASQNEYLRLMWETRKNWVPVYFQADFCPFVESAGHCEVANLLFKDNVLPKDRIEKFIEQYERMQEHIVKTEEEDALQSATEPAYFSMQPIEKHAARIYTRQIFLIAQNELYYSTAFNVHEIQGGYRLEKVFNYENPEFSRNSFEVLAEPGTHAFKCQCAKFTRDGILCCHIFRVFTQLGVKEIPAQYMLPRWAPKFIEDRLKEYEERCSKRRENKTRYAMLLGKMADIGKGICADGAKSGCFMLELDKVQETLATTAEEIPRK from the exons ATGCAGGCAGCGGTAGATAACCTCGGGGAACAAGCGCCGGGACCTGCCCCTGCAACCAATCTCGAACAA GTTGCGATGACCCATCCGGTAGAACCGAACCACTCAGGAGCAGGGCTGCACATAGAAAAG GAAAACGTCGGCAGACAAGCTACACCAGGAGGACGTCTACAGCTGACTGTTGGAAATGGCCAG GAACACGCGTCGAATGGCATTGGCACCGCTGCACAAGGACTGCTGACAGATACATCGGATAAACAATCCAACTCGGTGGACACTAGAATGCAGCGGCACGCTGAGGAACAAGACCAATTACACGGTGTTACACAAGGGCATGAAATGTCTAGCAATGATACAAGCAGTGGAAGCGATTCAGGTAGCAGTTCAGGGAGTGAGCTAGATACTGAACTAGGAAAATGCTTTTACCCTAGTTTCGAGGAACTGGAGAATTCAAGACCACCGGAAATTGGAATGAGATTTCCAACCCTTGAAGATGCAGAACGTTTCTACAGCACACATGCTATGCTAACTGGTTTTGCAGTAAGGAGGGGGTCGAATTACAGGAGAGTGAAGTTTGACCTGGAATGCAACAGAAGTGGTAAACTAAAGCCAACCGAGgacctgaagaggaagaggaggtctAATGCTTTGGGATCACGGTGCCAAGCAAAGGTGATAGTGAAGCTCCATAACGAGCAATGGGAGTTCATAGGAGTTAAGCATGAGCACAACCATCCATTATGTCCATCCCCATCTCTCGCAAGTTTCTTTTTGAACCACAAATACCTGTCAAGTGAAGAAAAGTTATTTCTAAGAGTTCTGCAACAAAGTAGGGTAAATCCAAGGAAAGCTATGAATATTTTCAGGAGAATGAGAAGCAACTTCAGAAAGGTATCATCGATAAAAGAGAAAGTTACGAGCAATTCACAGTGTGCAAACCAGTGGAGAAAAGAAAACTCAGATGTTGAAACCGCACTGAAGCGCTTCAAAGAACTGGAGCTGCGGAACCTTGGATTTTCCTACACCATGCAAAAAGATGAAGATAACATAGTTAGGAGTCTTTTCTGGACTGATGCGAGGTCGAAAGTAGATTATGAGATTTTTGGAGATTTCATATCGTTTAATACTACATACAGCACTAATAGGAATAACATGCCTTTCACCCCTATTATTGGAATGAATAGTCATGGGAGAATCCTTGTGTTTGGATGCGCCTTGCTACAAGATCAGAAAGCTGAAACCTTCAAGTGGATGTTCCAAACTTTCTTGCATGTGATGGGAGGGAAACTGCCAAGAATAGTCATAACAGACCAGGATGAAGGTATGGCGACAGCAATTTCAGAGGTCATGCCACAAGTAAGGCATAGATTTTGCAAATTCAGTGTGATGCGAAAAGCACAGGAAATGCTGGGAGCCTTCATGGCAGCAAGGAGCAACATGAATGCAGAGCTGCACGGCTTGGTAGACAACTCAGTGACAGAAAAGGAATTTGAAGAAGGATGGGATGTGCTCACTGAGAGATACGATGCAAGTCAAAATGAGTACCTCCGACTCATGTGGGAGACAAGGAAAAACTGGGTGCCTGTTTATTTCCAAGCAGATTTCTGCCCATTCGTCGAATCAGCTGGACATTGTGAGGTGGCAAACTTATTATTCAAAGACAATGTGCTTCCAAAGGACAGAATCGAGAAGTTTATTGAGCAATATGAGAGGATGCAAGAGCATATAGTAAAAACAGAGGAAGAGGATGCATTGCAGTCAGCAACTGAACCGGCGTACTTCTCCATGCAGCCAATAGAAAAGCATGCAGCGCGAATATACACAAGGCAAATATTTCTGATAGCACAGAATGAACTATACTATTCCACAGCATTCAACGTGCATGAGATACAAGGAGGATACAGACTCGAAAAGGTCTTCAACTATGAGAACCCAGAGTTCAGTAGAAATTCTTTCGAAGTGCTAGCTGAACCTGGAACCCACGCATTTAAATGCCAATGTGCAAAGTTTACCAGAGATGGGATTCTCTGTTGCCACATATTCAGAGTTTTCACGCAGCTCGGAGTCAAAGAAATACCAGCGCAGTACATGCTGCCCAGGTGGGCGCCTAAATTCATAGAGGACCGGCTGAAAGAGTACGAGGAGAGATGCTCGAAGAGAAGAGAAAACAAAACGAGATATGCGATGCTATTGGGTAAAATGGCGGACATCGGCAAGGGGATATGCGCGGACGGTGCGAAAAGCGGCTGCTTCATGCTCGAACTAGACAAGGTTCAAGAAACATTGGCAACGACGGCAGAAGAAATTCCTAGAAAATGA